In Apium graveolens cultivar Ventura chromosome 10, ASM990537v1, whole genome shotgun sequence, the following are encoded in one genomic region:
- the LOC141692631 gene encoding beta-galactosidase-like isoform X5 — protein MLRTSILVVILSCLCASVTSTVTYDNKAIIINGQRRILISGSIHYPRSTPEMWPDLIQKAKDGGLDVIQTYVFWNGHEPSPEKYNFEGRYDLVRFLKVVQQAGLYVHLRIGPYVCAEWNFGGFPVWLKYVPGIEFRTDNGPFKAAMQKFTEKIVDMMKSENMFEPQGGPIIMSQIENEYGSIEQQTGAPGKAYTKWFVNMAVSLDTNVPWIMCKQDDAPDPLINTCNDFYCLKHSPNKPYKPKMLTELWTSWFTEFGGAVPYRPVEDLAFAVARFIQTNGSFINYYMYHGGTNFGRDSGLFVTTSYDYDAPLDEYGLQREPKWGHLRLLHKAIKQCEPALVSSYPTVWSLGKNAEAHEYRSNSGACAAFLANYDTTSSANVIYFNKQYDLLPWSISILPDCKNEIFNTAKVIHGAHMKMIPVGGDFPWQSYNEEVPTADDSGTVPMVGLYEQINVTRDSTDYLWYLTNLNITSDEEFLKDGKDPVLTIASAGHALQVFINGQPSGVAYGRLSNPSLTFTGNVKLRAGTNTISLLSSCVGLPNVNLHYERRNAGVLGPITLSGLNEGTRDLTKQTWSYKAGLKGESLNLHTPDRSPSIDFLEGSFVAQKQPLSWYKTTFDTPQEPGPYALDMTGMGKGEIWINGESIGRHWPGYIARGHNCGACNYAGYYNQNKCATSCGEPSQKWYHIPQSWLKPTGNQLTIFEEWGEASS, from the exons ATGTTGAGAACCAGCATTTTAGTAGTCATTTTATCATGCCTTTGCGCTTCTGTGACGAGTACAGTTACGTATGATAATAAAGCAATTATCATTAATGGTCAAAGAAGAATTCTCATTTCGGGCTCTATTCACTACCCGAGAAGCACTCCTGAG ATGTGGCCTGATCTGATTCAAAAGGCGAAAGATGGAGGATTGGATGTTATACAGACTTATGTGTTCTGGAACGGGCATGAGCCATCCCCCGAAAAG TATAACTTTGAAGGAAGATATGATCTTGTTCGTTTCCTTAAAGTGGTACAGCAAGCTGGACTTTATGTCCACCTTCGGATAGGCCCTTACGTCTGTGCTGAGTGGAATTTCGG GGGATTTCCAGTTTGGCTTAAATATGTACCTGGTATAGAATTTAGGACAGACAACGGACCTTTTAAG GCAGCAATGCAGAAGTTCACAGAAAAAATTGTGGACATGATGAAGTCAGAAAATATGTTTGAGCCTCAGGGAGGCCCAATCATAATGTCTCAG ATTGAGAATGAATATGGCTCAATAGAACAGCAAACTGGTGCTCCTGGGAAAGCTTATACCAAGTGGTTTGTAAATATGGCTGTGAGTCTTGACACTAATGTTCCATGGATAATGTGCAAACAGGATGATGCTCCAGATCCGCTC ATAAATACTTGTAATGATTTTTATTGTTTAAAACACTCACCCAACAAGCCGTATAAACCCAAGATGTTGACAGAACTCTGGACTAGCTG GTTTACAGAATTTGGTGGCGCAGTCCCTTATAGACCAGTCGAAGACTTGGCATTTGCAGTTGCCAGATTCATACAAACAAATGGTTCATTCATTAATTACTACATG TACCATGGAGGAACAAATTTTGGTCGGGACTCTGGCCTCTTCGTCACCACTAGCTATGACTATGATGCACCCCTGGATGAATATG GGTTACAAAGGGAGCCAAAATGGGGGCATTTGAGACTGTTGCATAAAGCCATCAAGCAATGTGAACCAGCTTTAGTTTCATCATATCCTACAGTTTGGTCGCTAGGCAAAAATGCTGAG GCTCATGAATATAGGTCAAATTCTGGGGCCTGTGCTGCATTTCTTGCAAACTATGATACCACATCTTCGGCAAATGTAATCTATTTTAATAAGCAATACGACCTGCTTCCTTGGTCCATCAGCATTCTCCCCGACTGCAAGAACGAGATCTTTAACACTGCAAAA GTGATTCATGGTGCTCATATGAAGATGATTCCTGTAGGTGGAGATTTTCCTTGGCAATCATACAATGAAGAAGTTCCAACTGCAGATGATAGCGGTACAGTTCCAATGGTAGGATTGTATGAGCAAATAAATGTCACTAGGGATTCCACAGACTATTTGTGGTACCTCACCAA TTTGAATATAACATCGGATGAAGAGTTTTTAAAGGATGGGAAAGATCCCGTTCTTACTATAGCGTCTGCAGGACATGCTTTGCAGGTTTTCATCAATGGACAACCATCAG GAGTGGCCTATGGAAGGTTATCAAATCCAAGTCTGACATTTACTGGCAACGTGAAGTTAAGGGCCGGCACTAACACGATCTCTTTACTAAGCTCATGTGTGGGTCTTCCG AATGTTAACCTGCATTATGAGAGACGGAATGCAGGAGTCCTTGGTCCAATAACATTGAGTGGTCTCAATGAGGGAACCCGTGACTTAACAAAGCAAACATGGTCTTACAAG GCTGGTTTAAAAGGTGAAAGTCTAAATCTTCACACACCAGATAGAAGTCCTTCCATAGATTTCTTGGAAGGATCATTTGTTGCTCAGAAGCAACCGCTGTCATGGTACAAG ACTACTTTTGACACTCCTCAAGAACCAGGCCCTTACGCTTTAGATATGACTGGCATGGGGAAAGGTGAAATATGGATAAATGGTGAAAGCATCGGACGCCATTGGCCTGGATATATTGCACGAGGTCATAACTGTGGTGCCTGTAACTATGCTGGATACTACAATCAGAATAAATGTGCTACCAGTTGTGGAGAACCCTCTCAGAAATG GTATCATATTCCTCAATCATGGCTGAAACCTACTGGGAATCAGTTGACTATATTTGAAGAATGGGGAG AAGCTTCATCGTGA
- the LOC141692631 gene encoding beta-galactosidase-like isoform X4, whose translation MLRTSILVVILSCLCASVTSTVTYDNKAIIINGQRRILISGSIHYPRSTPEMWPDLIQKAKDGGLDVIQTYVFWNGHEPSPEKYNFEGRYDLVRFLKVVQQAGLYVHLRIGPYVCAEWNFGGFPVWLKYVPGIEFRTDNGPFKAAMQKFTEKIVDMMKSENMFEPQGGPIIMSQIENEYGSIEQQTGAPGKAYTKWFVNMAVSLDTNVPWIMCKQDDAPDPLINTCNDFYCLKHSPNKPYKPKMLTELWTSWFTEFGGAVPYRPVEDLAFAVARFIQTNGSFINYYMYHGGTNFGRDSGLFVTTSYDYDAPLDEYGLQREPKWGHLRLLHKAIKQCEPALVSSYPTVWSLGKNAEAHEYRSNSGACAAFLANYDTTSSANVIYFNKQYDLLPWSISILPDCKNEIFNTAKVIHGAHMKMIPVGGDFPWQSYNEEVPTADDSGTVPMVGLYEQINVTRDSTDYLWYLTNLNITSDEEFLKDGKDPVLTIASAGHALQVFINGQPSGVAYGRLSNPSLTFTGNVKLRAGTNTISLLSSCVGLPNVNLHYERRNAGVLGPITLSGLNEGTRDLTKQTWSYKAGLKGESLNLHTPDRSPSIDFLEGSFVAQKQPLSWYKTTFDTPQEPGPYALDMTGMGKGEIWINGESIGRHWPGYIARGHNCGACNYAGYYNQNKCATSCGEPSQKWYHIPQSWLKPTGNQLTIFEEWGELQL comes from the exons ATGTTGAGAACCAGCATTTTAGTAGTCATTTTATCATGCCTTTGCGCTTCTGTGACGAGTACAGTTACGTATGATAATAAAGCAATTATCATTAATGGTCAAAGAAGAATTCTCATTTCGGGCTCTATTCACTACCCGAGAAGCACTCCTGAG ATGTGGCCTGATCTGATTCAAAAGGCGAAAGATGGAGGATTGGATGTTATACAGACTTATGTGTTCTGGAACGGGCATGAGCCATCCCCCGAAAAG TATAACTTTGAAGGAAGATATGATCTTGTTCGTTTCCTTAAAGTGGTACAGCAAGCTGGACTTTATGTCCACCTTCGGATAGGCCCTTACGTCTGTGCTGAGTGGAATTTCGG GGGATTTCCAGTTTGGCTTAAATATGTACCTGGTATAGAATTTAGGACAGACAACGGACCTTTTAAG GCAGCAATGCAGAAGTTCACAGAAAAAATTGTGGACATGATGAAGTCAGAAAATATGTTTGAGCCTCAGGGAGGCCCAATCATAATGTCTCAG ATTGAGAATGAATATGGCTCAATAGAACAGCAAACTGGTGCTCCTGGGAAAGCTTATACCAAGTGGTTTGTAAATATGGCTGTGAGTCTTGACACTAATGTTCCATGGATAATGTGCAAACAGGATGATGCTCCAGATCCGCTC ATAAATACTTGTAATGATTTTTATTGTTTAAAACACTCACCCAACAAGCCGTATAAACCCAAGATGTTGACAGAACTCTGGACTAGCTG GTTTACAGAATTTGGTGGCGCAGTCCCTTATAGACCAGTCGAAGACTTGGCATTTGCAGTTGCCAGATTCATACAAACAAATGGTTCATTCATTAATTACTACATG TACCATGGAGGAACAAATTTTGGTCGGGACTCTGGCCTCTTCGTCACCACTAGCTATGACTATGATGCACCCCTGGATGAATATG GGTTACAAAGGGAGCCAAAATGGGGGCATTTGAGACTGTTGCATAAAGCCATCAAGCAATGTGAACCAGCTTTAGTTTCATCATATCCTACAGTTTGGTCGCTAGGCAAAAATGCTGAG GCTCATGAATATAGGTCAAATTCTGGGGCCTGTGCTGCATTTCTTGCAAACTATGATACCACATCTTCGGCAAATGTAATCTATTTTAATAAGCAATACGACCTGCTTCCTTGGTCCATCAGCATTCTCCCCGACTGCAAGAACGAGATCTTTAACACTGCAAAA GTGATTCATGGTGCTCATATGAAGATGATTCCTGTAGGTGGAGATTTTCCTTGGCAATCATACAATGAAGAAGTTCCAACTGCAGATGATAGCGGTACAGTTCCAATGGTAGGATTGTATGAGCAAATAAATGTCACTAGGGATTCCACAGACTATTTGTGGTACCTCACCAA TTTGAATATAACATCGGATGAAGAGTTTTTAAAGGATGGGAAAGATCCCGTTCTTACTATAGCGTCTGCAGGACATGCTTTGCAGGTTTTCATCAATGGACAACCATCAG GAGTGGCCTATGGAAGGTTATCAAATCCAAGTCTGACATTTACTGGCAACGTGAAGTTAAGGGCCGGCACTAACACGATCTCTTTACTAAGCTCATGTGTGGGTCTTCCG AATGTTAACCTGCATTATGAGAGACGGAATGCAGGAGTCCTTGGTCCAATAACATTGAGTGGTCTCAATGAGGGAACCCGTGACTTAACAAAGCAAACATGGTCTTACAAG GCTGGTTTAAAAGGTGAAAGTCTAAATCTTCACACACCAGATAGAAGTCCTTCCATAGATTTCTTGGAAGGATCATTTGTTGCTCAGAAGCAACCGCTGTCATGGTACAAG ACTACTTTTGACACTCCTCAAGAACCAGGCCCTTACGCTTTAGATATGACTGGCATGGGGAAAGGTGAAATATGGATAAATGGTGAAAGCATCGGACGCCATTGGCCTGGATATATTGCACGAGGTCATAACTGTGGTGCCTGTAACTATGCTGGATACTACAATCAGAATAAATGTGCTACCAGTTGTGGAGAACCCTCTCAGAAATG GTATCATATTCCTCAATCATGGCTGAAACCTACTGGGAATCAGTTGACTATATTTGAAGAATGGGGAG AGTTGCAACTGTGA
- the LOC141692631 gene encoding beta-galactosidase-like isoform X1 — MLRTSILVVILSCLCASVTSTVTYDNKAIIINGQRRILISGSIHYPRSTPEMWPDLIQKAKDGGLDVIQTYVFWNGHEPSPEKYNFEGRYDLVRFLKVVQQAGLYVHLRIGPYVCAEWNFGGFPVWLKYVPGIEFRTDNGPFKAAMQKFTEKIVDMMKSENMFEPQGGPIIMSQIENEYGSIEQQTGAPGKAYTKWFVNMAVSLDTNVPWIMCKQDDAPDPLINTCNDFYCLKHSPNKPYKPKMLTELWTSWFTEFGGAVPYRPVEDLAFAVARFIQTNGSFINYYMYHGGTNFGRDSGLFVTTSYDYDAPLDEYGLQREPKWGHLRLLHKAIKQCEPALVSSYPTVWSLGKNAEAHEYRSNSGACAAFLANYDTTSSANVIYFNKQYDLLPWSISILPDCKNEIFNTAKVIHGAHMKMIPVGGDFPWQSYNEEVPTADDSGTVPMVGLYEQINVTRDSTDYLWYLTNLNITSDEEFLKDGKDPVLTIASAGHALQVFINGQPSGVAYGRLSNPSLTFTGNVKLRAGTNTISLLSSCVGLPNVNLHYERRNAGVLGPITLSGLNEGTRDLTKQTWSYKAGLKGESLNLHTPDRSPSIDFLEGSFVAQKQPLSWYKTTFDTPQEPGPYALDMTGMGKGEIWINGESIGRHWPGYIARGHNCGACNYAGYYNQNKCATSCGEPSQKWYHIPQSWLKPTGNQLTIFEEWGEDTIHCRSFIVIQIFIDKA, encoded by the exons ATGTTGAGAACCAGCATTTTAGTAGTCATTTTATCATGCCTTTGCGCTTCTGTGACGAGTACAGTTACGTATGATAATAAAGCAATTATCATTAATGGTCAAAGAAGAATTCTCATTTCGGGCTCTATTCACTACCCGAGAAGCACTCCTGAG ATGTGGCCTGATCTGATTCAAAAGGCGAAAGATGGAGGATTGGATGTTATACAGACTTATGTGTTCTGGAACGGGCATGAGCCATCCCCCGAAAAG TATAACTTTGAAGGAAGATATGATCTTGTTCGTTTCCTTAAAGTGGTACAGCAAGCTGGACTTTATGTCCACCTTCGGATAGGCCCTTACGTCTGTGCTGAGTGGAATTTCGG GGGATTTCCAGTTTGGCTTAAATATGTACCTGGTATAGAATTTAGGACAGACAACGGACCTTTTAAG GCAGCAATGCAGAAGTTCACAGAAAAAATTGTGGACATGATGAAGTCAGAAAATATGTTTGAGCCTCAGGGAGGCCCAATCATAATGTCTCAG ATTGAGAATGAATATGGCTCAATAGAACAGCAAACTGGTGCTCCTGGGAAAGCTTATACCAAGTGGTTTGTAAATATGGCTGTGAGTCTTGACACTAATGTTCCATGGATAATGTGCAAACAGGATGATGCTCCAGATCCGCTC ATAAATACTTGTAATGATTTTTATTGTTTAAAACACTCACCCAACAAGCCGTATAAACCCAAGATGTTGACAGAACTCTGGACTAGCTG GTTTACAGAATTTGGTGGCGCAGTCCCTTATAGACCAGTCGAAGACTTGGCATTTGCAGTTGCCAGATTCATACAAACAAATGGTTCATTCATTAATTACTACATG TACCATGGAGGAACAAATTTTGGTCGGGACTCTGGCCTCTTCGTCACCACTAGCTATGACTATGATGCACCCCTGGATGAATATG GGTTACAAAGGGAGCCAAAATGGGGGCATTTGAGACTGTTGCATAAAGCCATCAAGCAATGTGAACCAGCTTTAGTTTCATCATATCCTACAGTTTGGTCGCTAGGCAAAAATGCTGAG GCTCATGAATATAGGTCAAATTCTGGGGCCTGTGCTGCATTTCTTGCAAACTATGATACCACATCTTCGGCAAATGTAATCTATTTTAATAAGCAATACGACCTGCTTCCTTGGTCCATCAGCATTCTCCCCGACTGCAAGAACGAGATCTTTAACACTGCAAAA GTGATTCATGGTGCTCATATGAAGATGATTCCTGTAGGTGGAGATTTTCCTTGGCAATCATACAATGAAGAAGTTCCAACTGCAGATGATAGCGGTACAGTTCCAATGGTAGGATTGTATGAGCAAATAAATGTCACTAGGGATTCCACAGACTATTTGTGGTACCTCACCAA TTTGAATATAACATCGGATGAAGAGTTTTTAAAGGATGGGAAAGATCCCGTTCTTACTATAGCGTCTGCAGGACATGCTTTGCAGGTTTTCATCAATGGACAACCATCAG GAGTGGCCTATGGAAGGTTATCAAATCCAAGTCTGACATTTACTGGCAACGTGAAGTTAAGGGCCGGCACTAACACGATCTCTTTACTAAGCTCATGTGTGGGTCTTCCG AATGTTAACCTGCATTATGAGAGACGGAATGCAGGAGTCCTTGGTCCAATAACATTGAGTGGTCTCAATGAGGGAACCCGTGACTTAACAAAGCAAACATGGTCTTACAAG GCTGGTTTAAAAGGTGAAAGTCTAAATCTTCACACACCAGATAGAAGTCCTTCCATAGATTTCTTGGAAGGATCATTTGTTGCTCAGAAGCAACCGCTGTCATGGTACAAG ACTACTTTTGACACTCCTCAAGAACCAGGCCCTTACGCTTTAGATATGACTGGCATGGGGAAAGGTGAAATATGGATAAATGGTGAAAGCATCGGACGCCATTGGCCTGGATATATTGCACGAGGTCATAACTGTGGTGCCTGTAACTATGCTGGATACTACAATCAGAATAAATGTGCTACCAGTTGTGGAGAACCCTCTCAGAAATG GTATCATATTCCTCAATCATGGCTGAAACCTACTGGGAATCAGTTGACTATATTTGAAGAATGGGGAG AAGATACAATTCATTGCAGAAGCTTCATCGTGATACAAATCTTCATTGACAAAGCTTGA
- the LOC141692631 gene encoding beta-galactosidase-like isoform X2, with protein MLRTSILVVILSCLCASVTSTVTYDNKAIIINGQRRILISGSIHYPRSTPEMWPDLIQKAKDGGLDVIQTYVFWNGHEPSPEKYNFEGRYDLVRFLKVVQQAGLYVHLRIGPYVCAEWNFGGFPVWLKYVPGIEFRTDNGPFKAAMQKFTEKIVDMMKSENMFEPQGGPIIMSQIENEYGSIEQQTGAPGKAYTKWFVNMAVSLDTNVPWIMCKQDDAPDPLINTCNDFYCLKHSPNKPYKPKMLTELWTSWFTEFGGAVPYRPVEDLAFAVARFIQTNGSFINYYMYHGGTNFGRDSGLFVTTSYDYDAPLDEYGLQREPKWGHLRLLHKAIKQCEPALVSSYPTVWSLGKNAEAHEYRSNSGACAAFLANYDTTSSANVIYFNKQYDLLPWSISILPDCKNEIFNTAKVIHGAHMKMIPVGGDFPWQSYNEEVPTADDSGTVPMVGLYEQINVTRDSTDYLWYLTNLNITSDEEFLKDGKDPVLTIASAGHALQVFINGQPSGVAYGRLSNPSLTFTGNVKLRAGTNTISLLSSCVGLPNVNLHYERRNAGVLGPITLSGLNEGTRDLTKQTWSYKAGLKGESLNLHTPDRSPSIDFLEGSFVAQKQPLSWYKTTFDTPQEPGPYALDMTGMGKGEIWINGESIGRHWPGYIARGHNCGACNYAGYYNQNKCATSCGEPSQKWYHIPQSWLKPTGNQLTIFEEWGVLHKVLQQGEIWKYQDK; from the exons ATGTTGAGAACCAGCATTTTAGTAGTCATTTTATCATGCCTTTGCGCTTCTGTGACGAGTACAGTTACGTATGATAATAAAGCAATTATCATTAATGGTCAAAGAAGAATTCTCATTTCGGGCTCTATTCACTACCCGAGAAGCACTCCTGAG ATGTGGCCTGATCTGATTCAAAAGGCGAAAGATGGAGGATTGGATGTTATACAGACTTATGTGTTCTGGAACGGGCATGAGCCATCCCCCGAAAAG TATAACTTTGAAGGAAGATATGATCTTGTTCGTTTCCTTAAAGTGGTACAGCAAGCTGGACTTTATGTCCACCTTCGGATAGGCCCTTACGTCTGTGCTGAGTGGAATTTCGG GGGATTTCCAGTTTGGCTTAAATATGTACCTGGTATAGAATTTAGGACAGACAACGGACCTTTTAAG GCAGCAATGCAGAAGTTCACAGAAAAAATTGTGGACATGATGAAGTCAGAAAATATGTTTGAGCCTCAGGGAGGCCCAATCATAATGTCTCAG ATTGAGAATGAATATGGCTCAATAGAACAGCAAACTGGTGCTCCTGGGAAAGCTTATACCAAGTGGTTTGTAAATATGGCTGTGAGTCTTGACACTAATGTTCCATGGATAATGTGCAAACAGGATGATGCTCCAGATCCGCTC ATAAATACTTGTAATGATTTTTATTGTTTAAAACACTCACCCAACAAGCCGTATAAACCCAAGATGTTGACAGAACTCTGGACTAGCTG GTTTACAGAATTTGGTGGCGCAGTCCCTTATAGACCAGTCGAAGACTTGGCATTTGCAGTTGCCAGATTCATACAAACAAATGGTTCATTCATTAATTACTACATG TACCATGGAGGAACAAATTTTGGTCGGGACTCTGGCCTCTTCGTCACCACTAGCTATGACTATGATGCACCCCTGGATGAATATG GGTTACAAAGGGAGCCAAAATGGGGGCATTTGAGACTGTTGCATAAAGCCATCAAGCAATGTGAACCAGCTTTAGTTTCATCATATCCTACAGTTTGGTCGCTAGGCAAAAATGCTGAG GCTCATGAATATAGGTCAAATTCTGGGGCCTGTGCTGCATTTCTTGCAAACTATGATACCACATCTTCGGCAAATGTAATCTATTTTAATAAGCAATACGACCTGCTTCCTTGGTCCATCAGCATTCTCCCCGACTGCAAGAACGAGATCTTTAACACTGCAAAA GTGATTCATGGTGCTCATATGAAGATGATTCCTGTAGGTGGAGATTTTCCTTGGCAATCATACAATGAAGAAGTTCCAACTGCAGATGATAGCGGTACAGTTCCAATGGTAGGATTGTATGAGCAAATAAATGTCACTAGGGATTCCACAGACTATTTGTGGTACCTCACCAA TTTGAATATAACATCGGATGAAGAGTTTTTAAAGGATGGGAAAGATCCCGTTCTTACTATAGCGTCTGCAGGACATGCTTTGCAGGTTTTCATCAATGGACAACCATCAG GAGTGGCCTATGGAAGGTTATCAAATCCAAGTCTGACATTTACTGGCAACGTGAAGTTAAGGGCCGGCACTAACACGATCTCTTTACTAAGCTCATGTGTGGGTCTTCCG AATGTTAACCTGCATTATGAGAGACGGAATGCAGGAGTCCTTGGTCCAATAACATTGAGTGGTCTCAATGAGGGAACCCGTGACTTAACAAAGCAAACATGGTCTTACAAG GCTGGTTTAAAAGGTGAAAGTCTAAATCTTCACACACCAGATAGAAGTCCTTCCATAGATTTCTTGGAAGGATCATTTGTTGCTCAGAAGCAACCGCTGTCATGGTACAAG ACTACTTTTGACACTCCTCAAGAACCAGGCCCTTACGCTTTAGATATGACTGGCATGGGGAAAGGTGAAATATGGATAAATGGTGAAAGCATCGGACGCCATTGGCCTGGATATATTGCACGAGGTCATAACTGTGGTGCCTGTAACTATGCTGGATACTACAATCAGAATAAATGTGCTACCAGTTGTGGAGAACCCTCTCAGAAATG GTATCATATTCCTCAATCATGGCTGAAACCTACTGGGAATCAGTTGACTATATTTGAAGAATGGGGAG TCCTACATAAAGTGTTACAACAGGGGGAAATATGGAAGTACCAAGATAAGTAA
- the LOC141692631 gene encoding beta-galactosidase-like isoform X3 codes for MLRTSILVVILSCLCASVTSTVTYDNKAIIINGQRRILISGSIHYPRSTPEMWPDLIQKAKDGGLDVIQTYVFWNGHEPSPEKYNFEGRYDLVRFLKVVQQAGLYVHLRIGPYVCAEWNFGGFPVWLKYVPGIEFRTDNGPFKAAMQKFTEKIVDMMKSENMFEPQGGPIIMSQIENEYGSIEQQTGAPGKAYTKWFVNMAVSLDTNVPWIMCKQDDAPDPLINTCNDFYCLKHSPNKPYKPKMLTELWTSWFTEFGGAVPYRPVEDLAFAVARFIQTNGSFINYYMYHGGTNFGRDSGLFVTTSYDYDAPLDEYGLQREPKWGHLRLLHKAIKQCEPALVSSYPTVWSLGKNAEAHEYRSNSGACAAFLANYDTTSSANVIYFNKQYDLLPWSISILPDCKNEIFNTAKVIHGAHMKMIPVGGDFPWQSYNEEVPTADDSGTVPMVGLYEQINVTRDSTDYLWYLTNLNITSDEEFLKDGKDPVLTIASAGHALQVFINGQPSGVAYGRLSNPSLTFTGNVKLRAGTNTISLLSSCVGLPNVNLHYERRNAGVLGPITLSGLNEGTRDLTKQTWSYKAGLKGESLNLHTPDRSPSIDFLEGSFVAQKQPLSWYKTTFDTPQEPGPYALDMTGMGKGEIWINGESIGRHWPGYIARGHNCGACNYAGYYNQNKCATSCGEPSQKWYHIPQSWLKPTGNQLTIFEEWGGNPSEISLVRRALKR; via the exons ATGTTGAGAACCAGCATTTTAGTAGTCATTTTATCATGCCTTTGCGCTTCTGTGACGAGTACAGTTACGTATGATAATAAAGCAATTATCATTAATGGTCAAAGAAGAATTCTCATTTCGGGCTCTATTCACTACCCGAGAAGCACTCCTGAG ATGTGGCCTGATCTGATTCAAAAGGCGAAAGATGGAGGATTGGATGTTATACAGACTTATGTGTTCTGGAACGGGCATGAGCCATCCCCCGAAAAG TATAACTTTGAAGGAAGATATGATCTTGTTCGTTTCCTTAAAGTGGTACAGCAAGCTGGACTTTATGTCCACCTTCGGATAGGCCCTTACGTCTGTGCTGAGTGGAATTTCGG GGGATTTCCAGTTTGGCTTAAATATGTACCTGGTATAGAATTTAGGACAGACAACGGACCTTTTAAG GCAGCAATGCAGAAGTTCACAGAAAAAATTGTGGACATGATGAAGTCAGAAAATATGTTTGAGCCTCAGGGAGGCCCAATCATAATGTCTCAG ATTGAGAATGAATATGGCTCAATAGAACAGCAAACTGGTGCTCCTGGGAAAGCTTATACCAAGTGGTTTGTAAATATGGCTGTGAGTCTTGACACTAATGTTCCATGGATAATGTGCAAACAGGATGATGCTCCAGATCCGCTC ATAAATACTTGTAATGATTTTTATTGTTTAAAACACTCACCCAACAAGCCGTATAAACCCAAGATGTTGACAGAACTCTGGACTAGCTG GTTTACAGAATTTGGTGGCGCAGTCCCTTATAGACCAGTCGAAGACTTGGCATTTGCAGTTGCCAGATTCATACAAACAAATGGTTCATTCATTAATTACTACATG TACCATGGAGGAACAAATTTTGGTCGGGACTCTGGCCTCTTCGTCACCACTAGCTATGACTATGATGCACCCCTGGATGAATATG GGTTACAAAGGGAGCCAAAATGGGGGCATTTGAGACTGTTGCATAAAGCCATCAAGCAATGTGAACCAGCTTTAGTTTCATCATATCCTACAGTTTGGTCGCTAGGCAAAAATGCTGAG GCTCATGAATATAGGTCAAATTCTGGGGCCTGTGCTGCATTTCTTGCAAACTATGATACCACATCTTCGGCAAATGTAATCTATTTTAATAAGCAATACGACCTGCTTCCTTGGTCCATCAGCATTCTCCCCGACTGCAAGAACGAGATCTTTAACACTGCAAAA GTGATTCATGGTGCTCATATGAAGATGATTCCTGTAGGTGGAGATTTTCCTTGGCAATCATACAATGAAGAAGTTCCAACTGCAGATGATAGCGGTACAGTTCCAATGGTAGGATTGTATGAGCAAATAAATGTCACTAGGGATTCCACAGACTATTTGTGGTACCTCACCAA TTTGAATATAACATCGGATGAAGAGTTTTTAAAGGATGGGAAAGATCCCGTTCTTACTATAGCGTCTGCAGGACATGCTTTGCAGGTTTTCATCAATGGACAACCATCAG GAGTGGCCTATGGAAGGTTATCAAATCCAAGTCTGACATTTACTGGCAACGTGAAGTTAAGGGCCGGCACTAACACGATCTCTTTACTAAGCTCATGTGTGGGTCTTCCG AATGTTAACCTGCATTATGAGAGACGGAATGCAGGAGTCCTTGGTCCAATAACATTGAGTGGTCTCAATGAGGGAACCCGTGACTTAACAAAGCAAACATGGTCTTACAAG GCTGGTTTAAAAGGTGAAAGTCTAAATCTTCACACACCAGATAGAAGTCCTTCCATAGATTTCTTGGAAGGATCATTTGTTGCTCAGAAGCAACCGCTGTCATGGTACAAG ACTACTTTTGACACTCCTCAAGAACCAGGCCCTTACGCTTTAGATATGACTGGCATGGGGAAAGGTGAAATATGGATAAATGGTGAAAGCATCGGACGCCATTGGCCTGGATATATTGCACGAGGTCATAACTGTGGTGCCTGTAACTATGCTGGATACTACAATCAGAATAAATGTGCTACCAGTTGTGGAGAACCCTCTCAGAAATG GTATCATATTCCTCAATCATGGCTGAAACCTACTGGGAATCAGTTGACTATATTTGAAGAATGGGGAGGTAATCCAAGTGAAATTTCTTTGGTTAGAAGAGCACTGAAAAGATAA